In the genome of Flavobacterium panacagri, one region contains:
- a CDS encoding bifunctional 4-hydroxy-2-oxoglutarate aldolase/2-dehydro-3-deoxy-phosphogluconate aldolase, whose protein sequence is MAKYSRIEVAQTMKENGMVPLFFHSDIELSKKVLKACYDGGSRLMEFTSRGDFAHEVFGALNKYALAELPGMILGVGSITDAASASLYMSLGANFIVTPVFREDIAIACNRRKVLWSPGCGTLTEIARAEELGCEIVKLFPADTYGPEFIKAIKGPCPWTNIMPTGGVYPTVESLSSWLHAGATCVGLGSQLISKDILEKKDFDGLTSKVKQVLGIIKEIREK, encoded by the coding sequence ATGGCAAAATATTCAAGAATAGAAGTGGCTCAGACCATGAAAGAGAACGGCATGGTTCCGTTATTTTTTCATTCTGATATCGAATTGAGTAAAAAAGTACTGAAAGCATGCTACGACGGCGGTTCCCGATTAATGGAGTTTACCAGCAGAGGCGACTTTGCGCATGAAGTTTTCGGAGCTTTAAACAAATATGCTTTGGCAGAACTTCCGGGAATGATTCTGGGAGTCGGTTCTATTACAGATGCGGCTTCGGCTTCGTTATATATGAGTTTAGGCGCAAATTTTATTGTAACTCCTGTTTTCAGGGAAGATATTGCAATAGCCTGCAACCGCAGAAAAGTATTGTGGTCGCCTGGATGCGGCACATTAACAGAAATCGCAAGAGCAGAAGAATTAGGCTGTGAAATCGTGAAATTATTTCCAGCTGATACTTACGGACCTGAATTTATAAAAGCCATAAAAGGGCCGTGTCCATGGACAAATATTATGCCGACAGGAGGAGTTTATCCAACAGTGGAAAGTTTAAGTTCATGGCTGCATGCAGGAGCAACTTGTGTTGGTTTAGGATCGCAATTGATTTCAAAAGACATATTAGAAAAGAAAGACTTTGACGGACTTACTTCAAAAGTGAAACAGGTTCTTGGCATCATTAAGGAAATCAGAGAAAAATAA
- a CDS encoding TonB-dependent receptor, whose amino-acid sequence MKSKITNGLSQKKIVLSFVLLCINLLQAQKNNTIRGNVYHSGNPIKQAVITLEPSGKTTFSDFNGFFSFSELPNGNYTISVTNMGFKNHIQQIVLNENQIKPLRIDLEAGIDLNEVSVTSKTTSKNNPETLINAQYSAMPVTIIDRKTIELMGSRRLDEILKEQTGIAVVNNISGGARSVGVQMQGFGSEYIMVLIDGQPMVGRNHGNFDLSRISVSNIERIEIIKGASSSLYGSEALGGTINIITRHGVIDPQLQASLNYGSLNIVDATLEGESPFSNNKGTANIAANYYRTDGFNTNSKYIQGTTSPPYDNYSLQGRSRYQLNENSYLNFSGRYGLRRSFMQKDFGLGHISGDNQDEQDLNLSLSFDHKFNSNFRSITRYYLTNYTADMSVAWQESDNSVSQDVFRQTLHRLEQQFSFSHNNMYQLVGGIGGSIENMNDDALTGVNSLQTFFSYLQGEWTPIQKLKAVGGLRYDHTNNFGGRLNPSFGLQYFITPKITLKAGIGTGFKAPDFKTNYLVFYNSSSNYLVIGNAVLAPTLQQLQDDGQISEIRQYVLNQTAGNLQAEKSTSYNTGIVVEPSKKFKAEANVFYHKITNQINSIQVATGTNNRIIYTYQNLPEAVNKGFEIGLKLSPIKNLEISAGYQYLIAQDLSVKDSIRAGKWPYSQNIHDPATGNSYKPRPKDYWGIENRSRHMANTAIFYRYDPWKMSASVRVNFRGKYPFGDRNGNQFIDKYDIFVKDYWLTNASLEKRLLKDHLSIRFTADNIFNYTDPLMPGQPGRILLGGLSYRFFKDL is encoded by the coding sequence ATGAAAAGTAAAATTACCAACGGTCTGAGTCAAAAAAAAATAGTTTTAAGTTTTGTTTTATTATGTATAAATCTGCTGCAAGCCCAAAAGAACAACACGATTCGAGGAAATGTATATCATTCTGGAAACCCAATAAAACAAGCAGTAATAACACTAGAGCCTTCTGGTAAAACAACCTTCTCAGATTTTAATGGTTTTTTCTCCTTCTCTGAATTGCCAAATGGAAATTATACTATAAGTGTGACTAATATGGGGTTTAAAAATCACATACAGCAAATAGTCTTAAATGAAAATCAAATTAAACCGTTGCGTATTGATTTGGAAGCTGGCATTGACTTAAATGAAGTAAGTGTAACAAGTAAAACCACTTCAAAAAACAATCCCGAAACACTTATCAATGCGCAATACAGTGCTATGCCTGTCACCATAATCGATCGTAAAACTATTGAACTTATGGGAAGCCGTAGACTCGATGAAATCCTGAAAGAGCAGACTGGAATAGCAGTTGTAAATAATATCAGTGGCGGTGCAAGATCAGTTGGTGTTCAAATGCAGGGCTTTGGAAGCGAGTATATTATGGTTTTAATTGATGGGCAACCCATGGTGGGAAGAAATCACGGAAATTTTGATCTTTCTCGCATCAGCGTATCAAATATCGAGCGAATTGAAATTATAAAAGGTGCTTCTTCTAGTTTGTATGGAAGCGAAGCTCTTGGAGGTACAATTAACATTATTACTAGACACGGAGTAATCGATCCGCAATTGCAAGCTTCTTTAAATTATGGATCTCTAAATATAGTTGATGCAACTTTAGAAGGCGAAAGTCCTTTCTCCAATAACAAAGGAACTGCAAATATTGCGGCAAATTATTATAGAACTGATGGTTTTAATACCAATTCGAAGTACATTCAGGGAACTACTTCTCCACCCTATGACAATTACAGTCTTCAAGGAAGATCACGTTATCAGCTTAATGAAAATAGTTACTTGAATTTTAGTGGACGTTATGGACTTCGCCGTTCTTTTATGCAGAAAGATTTTGGTCTCGGTCACATCTCGGGAGATAATCAGGATGAACAGGATTTGAATCTATCTCTTTCCTTTGATCATAAATTTAATAGCAATTTCAGAAGTATTACCAGATATTATCTAACCAATTATACTGCCGATATGAGCGTTGCCTGGCAGGAAAGTGACAATTCTGTAAGTCAGGATGTTTTTAGACAAACACTCCATCGTTTGGAACAACAGTTTTCCTTTAGCCATAATAATATGTATCAACTTGTTGGAGGAATTGGAGGCAGCATCGAAAACATGAATGATGATGCGCTTACAGGTGTTAATTCTCTTCAAACTTTCTTCTCTTATTTACAAGGCGAATGGACACCCATTCAAAAATTAAAAGCCGTTGGAGGATTACGATATGATCATACCAATAATTTTGGAGGAAGATTAAATCCAAGTTTTGGTCTACAGTATTTCATTACACCAAAAATAACTCTTAAAGCAGGTATTGGAACTGGTTTTAAAGCTCCTGATTTTAAAACGAATTACTTAGTTTTTTATAATTCTAGCAGCAATTATCTTGTTATTGGAAATGCTGTTCTAGCTCCTACTTTACAGCAATTACAGGATGACGGGCAAATCAGCGAAATCAGACAGTATGTACTAAATCAAACAGCTGGAAATCTTCAGGCAGAAAAAAGCACTTCTTATAATACTGGAATAGTTGTCGAACCTTCAAAAAAATTCAAAGCTGAAGCCAATGTTTTTTATCATAAAATAACCAATCAGATCAACAGCATCCAAGTTGCCACAGGAACTAATAATCGAATTATTTATACCTATCAAAATCTACCAGAAGCTGTTAACAAAGGATTTGAAATTGGCTTAAAATTAAGTCCTATAAAGAATCTAGAAATAAGTGCCGGCTATCAATATTTAATTGCTCAGGATTTAAGTGTAAAAGATAGTATCAGAGCAGGAAAATGGCCCTACAGCCAAAATATTCACGATCCGGCAACTGGAAATTCCTATAAACCTAGACCAAAAGATTACTGGGGTATTGAAAACCGCTCTCGTCACATGGCCAATACTGCCATCTTTTATCGCTACGATCCTTGGAAAATGAGTGCAAGCGTACGAGTAAACTTTAGAGGAAAATATCCTTTTGGAGATCGAAACGGAAATCAATTTATAGACAAATACGACATTTTCGTAAAAGATTATTGGCTGACGAATGCTAGTCTCGAAAAACGTTTATTGAAAGATCATCTCAGTATCAGATTTACGGCAGATAATATTTTCAATTATACAGATCCACTCATGCCGGGACAGCCGGGAAGAATACTTCTTGGAGGTTTGAGTTACCGTTTCTTTAAAGATTTATAA
- a CDS encoding sugar kinase: MSKVVAFGEIMLRLSTERHLRFSQSTVFGATYGGGEFNVCVSLANYGVNAEFVTRLPENEIGFSALKEIRKMNVESKNIVYGGERLGIYFLETGAGTRGSNVVYDRAHSAMSTIEKGQVDWDKVLEGAEWFHWSGITPAISQTVAEACLEAIKVAHKKGIKISCDLNYRSKLWQYGKTPSEVMPEMLKYSSVILGDIDTAYFMLGIPKVNPNYQDEKSLPAVYDKLFKLIPNLRVAATTLRYSVSASHQRIGGILYDGKTVYSAKVKEVTPVVDRVGSGDAFMGGLIYGLLEYQNNSQRALDFAVAACCLKHTIAGDYNLVTLKEVENRIDGDGSALVSR; encoded by the coding sequence ATGAGCAAAGTAGTTGCATTTGGAGAAATCATGCTTCGTTTATCGACAGAAAGACATCTGCGTTTTTCGCAATCCACAGTATTTGGTGCTACGTATGGAGGCGGAGAATTTAACGTATGTGTTTCTCTGGCTAATTATGGCGTTAATGCTGAATTTGTTACAAGACTGCCTGAAAATGAGATTGGTTTTTCTGCATTGAAAGAAATCAGAAAAATGAATGTCGAATCCAAAAACATTGTTTACGGAGGAGAACGTTTAGGAATCTATTTTCTGGAAACCGGTGCAGGAACACGCGGCAGCAACGTGGTGTATGACCGTGCGCACAGTGCAATGTCGACTATAGAAAAAGGACAGGTTGACTGGGATAAAGTTTTAGAAGGGGCAGAATGGTTCCACTGGAGCGGTATTACGCCTGCAATTTCACAGACTGTTGCAGAAGCCTGTTTGGAAGCAATAAAAGTGGCCCACAAAAAAGGAATTAAAATTTCATGTGACTTAAATTACAGGTCTAAACTCTGGCAGTACGGCAAAACGCCTAGTGAAGTAATGCCGGAGATGTTAAAATACAGCAGTGTTATTTTAGGAGATATTGATACGGCTTATTTTATGCTTGGAATTCCTAAAGTAAATCCGAATTATCAGGATGAAAAATCACTTCCGGCGGTATATGATAAACTGTTTAAATTGATTCCGAACCTTAGAGTTGCTGCAACAACGCTTCGTTATTCTGTCAGTGCTTCGCACCAGAGAATCGGCGGTATTTTATATGACGGGAAAACAGTTTACAGCGCAAAAGTAAAAGAAGTAACACCTGTGGTTGACCGCGTAGGAAGCGGAGATGCTTTTATGGGCGGCTTGATCTACGGTTTACTGGAATATCAGAATAACAGCCAGAGAGCGCTGGACTTTGCAGTCGCAGCCTGCTGTTTAAAACACACCATTGCAGGAGATTATAATCTGGTTACTTTAAAAGAAGTTGAAAATAGGATTGATGGTGATGGTTCTGCATTAGTATCAAGATAA
- a CDS encoding mechanosensitive ion channel family protein has product MSLDIKRLLYFLFLWSVLLIKPEIVTAQLLGTSKTTTEEPAKAPEDSLGRRTPQGTVNGFIKAIGDQNYLRASQYFVLSKRSYRKTAERIRIAKTFQQLLDQGGNLSPSSIISNKETGRTDDDLATGVDHVGSITTSKTSIQLYVENQSDDSQPPLWLFSAETVESILSADVSKEKTFLDRVLPTVLKEKKLGNVPIGHWTVVVVMTVLSYLLARLLVFLIGLLVQKTWKKAATEQGTAIIEALALPVHMYLTVILFVAFTQRMGISIIVRQRFGIIIITIGILAFLILLWRMTDFVSMYARSRMSRSGRISAISAILFLSRTTKAAIVVIGIIALLGIIGVDVTAGLAALGIGGIALALGAQKTIENFVGSVSLIADQPLRVGDYCRIDDIKGTVESIGMRSTTLRTSARTIVTIPNGQLSASKIENYTHRDRFIFNPIFNFRMETSPDQMRYLLVELRSLLYAHPAINNSNPIVRFTGVTADALKVEITAYIEAINVETSQEVQEDILLRMMDIIEQSGTSLAYPSQTLYMARHTPTSTEKSEAISETIKKWKENNELQLPKFDPKRVEELKDTLKYPDKGSFNTDQE; this is encoded by the coding sequence ATGAGTTTAGATATAAAACGCTTACTGTATTTTTTGTTCTTATGGTCAGTTTTATTGATTAAACCTGAAATAGTAACAGCTCAATTATTAGGCACCAGTAAAACCACAACTGAAGAACCAGCCAAAGCCCCTGAAGATTCTCTGGGCAGAAGAACACCTCAGGGAACCGTCAATGGTTTTATAAAAGCTATAGGTGATCAAAACTATCTTCGTGCAAGTCAATATTTTGTCTTAAGTAAAAGATCTTATCGTAAAACAGCAGAAAGAATTCGTATAGCAAAGACTTTTCAGCAATTATTAGATCAGGGAGGAAATTTATCGCCATCTTCTATTATAAGCAATAAAGAAACGGGACGTACAGACGATGATTTGGCAACAGGTGTTGATCATGTTGGAAGTATTACTACTAGTAAAACGTCCATTCAGCTTTATGTAGAAAATCAGTCAGATGACAGTCAGCCACCTCTATGGCTTTTCTCTGCCGAAACCGTAGAATCTATTCTTTCTGCCGATGTTTCTAAAGAAAAAACTTTTCTAGATCGCGTACTGCCTACTGTTTTGAAAGAGAAGAAGTTAGGGAATGTGCCAATCGGACATTGGACTGTTGTGGTAGTTATGACTGTTTTATCTTATTTACTTGCTAGATTGCTAGTATTTTTGATTGGTTTGTTAGTTCAAAAAACCTGGAAAAAAGCAGCTACAGAGCAAGGAACTGCCATTATAGAAGCATTGGCATTACCAGTTCATATGTATCTGACAGTGATTTTGTTTGTTGCTTTTACACAACGTATGGGAATTTCTATAATTGTGAGGCAGCGTTTTGGAATCATCATCATTACTATTGGGATTTTGGCGTTCTTAATATTGCTGTGGAGAATGACCGATTTTGTAAGTATGTATGCTAGAAGCAGAATGAGCAGAAGCGGACGTATATCTGCTATTTCTGCTATTTTATTTCTAAGCCGTACCACTAAAGCAGCAATCGTAGTCATAGGAATCATTGCTTTATTAGGAATTATTGGTGTTGATGTGACAGCAGGACTTGCTGCACTGGGAATCGGGGGTATCGCATTAGCATTAGGAGCACAAAAAACAATCGAAAATTTTGTTGGAAGTGTGAGCCTTATTGCAGATCAGCCTTTGCGAGTGGGAGATTATTGTCGAATAGATGATATTAAAGGAACAGTAGAATCGATCGGAATGCGTTCGACTACGCTTAGAACTTCAGCACGAACTATTGTAACTATTCCAAACGGACAACTATCAGCTAGTAAAATAGAAAATTATACCCATCGTGACCGTTTTATATTTAATCCGATATTTAATTTTAGAATGGAGACTTCGCCTGATCAGATGCGTTATTTGCTTGTAGAATTAAGGTCTTTGTTGTATGCTCATCCAGCCATAAACAATTCAAACCCGATAGTCCGTTTTACAGGTGTAACGGCAGATGCTTTAAAAGTTGAAATTACAGCTTATATTGAAGCGATAAATGTTGAAACTTCTCAGGAAGTTCAGGAAGATATATTATTGAGAATGATGGATATAATAGAGCAGAGTGGAACCTCTTTAGCTTATCCTTCGCAGACACTTTATATGGCTCGTCATACACCAACTTCCACAGAAAAATCAGAGGCAATTTCTGAGACCATAAAAAAATGGAAAGAAAATAACGAATTACAATTGCCTAAATTTGATCCTAAACGTGTCGAGGAGTTAAAAGATACACTTAAATATCCTGATAAAGGAAGTTTTAATACTGATCAAGAATAA